One Bacteroidales bacterium DNA segment encodes these proteins:
- the rlmN gene encoding 23S rRNA (adenine(2503)-C(2))-methyltransferase RlmN, which translates to MEHDKPDIRQMTEEALISFFKEQGKKAFRGRQVYEWLWKKGSTSFEEMSNLSKETRKFLSENFSIPQLTVHSKQTSQDGTIKFAFETHDGHLTESVLIPSGSRITACVSSQVGCKLNCTFCATGKIPFKRNLTKAEMFDQIMTVKNKAGELYNQSLSNIVYMGMGEPLLNYGEVKASIQLIASEKSLGFSPRRVTLSTIGIPEKIKKLADDEIKFNLAVSLHSALDETRTRLIPINKQYNLETLKKALEYFNQKTGKRITFEYLMLNGINDSMKEAKALAEYCKNFPVKINLIEYNAIGDPGFQKPDPQRFNEFKAFLESKNLVVNVRKSRGEDIDAACGQLSGKNTQ; encoded by the coding sequence ATGGAACACGACAAACCTGATATTCGACAGATGACAGAAGAAGCCCTGATCTCATTTTTCAAAGAACAAGGAAAAAAAGCTTTCCGTGGAAGGCAGGTGTATGAATGGCTTTGGAAAAAAGGAAGTACCTCATTTGAGGAGATGAGCAATTTGTCAAAAGAAACCAGGAAGTTTCTCAGCGAAAATTTTTCCATCCCCCAACTGACTGTCCATTCCAAGCAAACAAGCCAGGACGGGACGATAAAATTTGCCTTTGAAACGCATGACGGTCATCTTACAGAAAGTGTATTGATACCCAGTGGCTCGAGAATTACAGCATGTGTTTCCTCTCAGGTAGGTTGTAAATTAAATTGTACTTTTTGTGCTACAGGAAAAATTCCCTTCAAAAGGAATCTTACGAAAGCTGAAATGTTCGACCAGATCATGACCGTAAAAAACAAAGCCGGTGAACTATACAATCAATCGCTCAGCAATATTGTCTACATGGGTATGGGTGAGCCTCTGCTCAATTACGGAGAAGTAAAAGCATCCATTCAGTTGATTGCTTCTGAAAAAAGCCTTGGATTCTCTCCCCGGCGAGTCACCCTCTCTACCATTGGCATTCCGGAAAAGATCAAAAAGCTGGCTGACGACGAGATCAAATTTAACCTGGCCGTTTCCCTGCATTCTGCTCTGGATGAAACCCGAACCCGGCTCATTCCAATTAATAAACAATACAATCTGGAAACCCTGAAAAAAGCCCTGGAATATTTCAACCAAAAGACCGGAAAACGGATTACATTTGAATACTTAATGCTCAATGGCATAAATGATAGCATGAAAGAAGCCAAAGCGCTTGCGGAATATTGCAAAAATTTCCCGGTTAAAATCAATCTGATTGAATACAATGCCATTGGCGATCCGGGTTTCCAAAAGCCGGATCCTCAGCGATTCAACGAATTCAAGGCATTTCTTGAAAGTAAAAACCTTGTGGTTAACGTCAGAAAAAGCAGGGGTGAGGATATCGATGCTGCTTGCGGACAATTATCCGGGAAAAATACTCAATAA
- a CDS encoding S46 family peptidase has protein sequence MTKKIASVLIGFLLTISFSTKADEGMWLLTMLDKMNMDRMHEMGLKLSKEDIYSINQSSIKDAVVNFGGFCTGEVVSDKGLIFTNHHCGENSIHEVSTQENNYLKNGFWSETQEDEIPIEDLYVSFLVRMEDVSERVNSELTGDMSERERNQKIQEISSTIKNEATEDTHYEASVRSFYKGREFYLFLYEVYEDVRLVGAPPESIGSYGGDTDNWMWPRHTGDFSVFRVYAGPDGDPASYSEENVPLEPKHHFPVSLEGVKGGDFSMVLGYPGGTDRYMTSYGVKETRDIVNPARIKVREKKLEIMEETMQSSEDLELKYSSKHS, from the coding sequence ATGACAAAGAAAATCGCAAGTGTACTGATAGGTTTTTTGCTAACCATTAGTTTTTCAACGAAAGCCGATGAAGGCATGTGGTTATTGACCATGCTGGATAAAATGAACATGGACCGCATGCATGAAATGGGATTGAAGCTGTCCAAAGAAGATATTTACAGCATCAATCAATCAAGCATCAAAGATGCCGTGGTAAATTTCGGAGGATTTTGTACCGGCGAAGTCGTATCGGATAAAGGACTCATTTTTACCAATCATCATTGCGGAGAGAATTCAATCCATGAGGTTAGCACCCAGGAGAACAATTATCTAAAGAACGGATTCTGGTCGGAAACCCAGGAGGATGAGATTCCCATTGAAGATCTTTATGTTTCTTTCCTGGTGCGAATGGAAGATGTAAGTGAAAGGGTAAATTCAGAACTTACCGGGGATATGAGTGAAAGAGAGAGGAATCAAAAGATTCAGGAGATATCTTCAACAATCAAAAATGAAGCTACAGAAGATACTCATTATGAGGCCAGCGTAAGATCCTTCTATAAGGGTCGCGAATTTTACTTATTTTTATATGAGGTATACGAAGATGTCCGGTTGGTGGGTGCACCGCCGGAGTCGATAGGCAGCTACGGGGGAGACACGGATAACTGGATGTGGCCGCGCCATACAGGGGATTTTAGTGTATTCAGGGTTTATGCCGGACCGGATGGTGACCCTGCCTCTTATTCAGAGGAAAATGTTCCCCTGGAACCCAAACACCATTTTCCCGTTTCTCTGGAAGGTGTGAAGGGCGGAGATTTTTCCATGGTGCTGGGTTATCCCGGAGGTACAGATCGATATATGACTTCTTATGGTGTAAAAGAGACCAGGGATATAGTCAATCCTGCGAGAATTAAGGTACGTGAGAAGAAGCTTGAGATTATGGAGGAAACCATGCAATCCAGTGAAGATTTGGAACTAAAGTATTCCTCCAAACATTCC
- a CDS encoding S46 family peptidase → VFTSMNKLNNFFENPKVEILENDPAYTAMQTVQDKLMEIRQQYRSYADQLSKGQRLFMQGLREMQEDQQFYPEANFTMRLTYGTINDFYPRDAVHYDYYTTMKGIMQKEDPTNDEFFVEDKLKTLYENKDYGPYGDDGTMRVCFISDNDITGGNSGSPVLNGEGELVGIAFDGNWESMTGDIQFEPSLQRTISVDIRYVLFVIDKVAGADRLIEEMDIVDK, encoded by the coding sequence GTATTTACTTCGATGAACAAGTTGAACAACTTTTTTGAGAATCCAAAAGTGGAAATTCTGGAAAATGATCCGGCCTATACTGCTATGCAGACCGTGCAGGATAAACTTATGGAAATCCGTCAGCAGTACCGTAGCTATGCTGACCAGCTTAGCAAAGGTCAGCGTTTGTTTATGCAAGGTCTGCGCGAAATGCAGGAGGATCAACAATTCTATCCCGAGGCCAATTTTACGATGCGCCTGACTTATGGAACCATCAACGATTTTTACCCGAGAGACGCCGTGCATTATGATTACTATACCACGATGAAGGGTATTATGCAAAAGGAAGATCCAACGAATGATGAATTCTTTGTTGAGGATAAACTGAAAACGCTGTATGAGAATAAAGATTACGGTCCCTATGGTGATGACGGGACCATGCGGGTTTGTTTTATCTCTGACAACGATATTACGGGCGGCAACTCAGGAAGTCCTGTTCTCAACGGCGAAGGAGAACTGGTAGGAATAGCTTTTGATGGCAATTGGGAATCTATGACCGGCGACATTCAATTTGAGCCCAGCCTCCAGCGAACCATTAGCGTGGATATCCGTTACGTGCTGTTCGTTATTGATAAAGTTGCAGGAGCCGACCGGCTCATTGAAGAGATGGATATTGTGGACAAGTGA